The Syntrophaceae bacterium genomic interval GCGGTGACAATGGCGGAGGCCATGGGAAGGGGAGTGCGGATGTTGAAGCGGAATGATTTCAGGAGACCGAGCAGCGCTTCCCGCTCGACGGCGGAGACCTGGTTCGCCCTTTTGTCCGGCTCGATCGCCCATCGCCGGAGAAAGGCCCCGGTTGCCTTCTGCGGCAGGAGTCCTTCCAGGATGCGCGCCGCCGTCCGTTTCCCGTGGCTGTCCAGGTCGCGCTGAAGGCGGTCCCGGAGCTGCTCCCGGGTCAGGGCGGGCTTGAAGTCGATGGAAACGGAGACGGGCCCCCGTTTCAGGGCGTCCACGACGGCCAGGCTCATGAGAAGGGTAACGGGTCCGCCGATCCCGAAGTGGGTCAGCATCATCTCTCCCATGCGGCTCTCGATGACCCGCCCGGCGGGCCTTTTCCCCGGGATGCCCCGCCCGACGTCCCGGACCGGATCCCGGTCTTCCCGGATTTCTTCGGACCGGCAGGCGTAAGCGGTGAGGCGGACGTTCCGGAGACTCACCCCCTGCATAGACCGGGCGATGTCGAGTTCCTCCACGACGAGGGGTACCAGGGAGGGGCGGAGCGGGACGATGGTGTGGCCGGTGGACTCGGCCAGGGAATACCCGTCGCCGGTGGATCCCGTGGCGGGCCAGGTGGACCCGCCGGTCGCCAGGATGACGGCCCGGGCGGGGATGAATCCTTCCGCCGTTTCGACCCCGGCCATGCGGCCTTCCCGAACGTTGAGCCCAACGACGCGCGTGCGAATCCGGACCGGCGCGCCTCCCGCGATCAGGTAACGCCGGAATGCCTCCAGCACGTCGGCGGCCTGATCGGAGGCGGGAAAGATTCTTCCCCCCCGCTCCACTTTCGTTGTGAGGCCGTGGCGCTGCAGGAGCTCCAGCAGCTCTTCCCGGAAGAAGCGCCGGAAGACGCCGTGGAGAAAGGAGCCATTCGGCCCGAACATGGCGAGAAAGTCCCCCAGATCCTTCGTGTTTGACAGGTTGCAGCGGCCCTTGCCGGTGACCTGGATCTTTCTTCCCGGCCGGTCCGTCTTTTCCAGGAGCAGAACCGGGACTCCGCATTCGGCCGCCCGGCCCGCCGCCATCATGCCGGCCGCCCCGGCTCCGACAACGACGACCCGGCGGTCTTCCGGAGGGAGTTCCTGTTCCTTTTGCCTTTTCATGATCACCCGGCCTTTCTCCACGCCTACCTATCATTCCCGACAGGTCCGGTCAACGATGCCGCCGGTGAGCTATCTACTTGAAACTCTTTGCAAGAACTTTTCTTGTACTCATGATAGAAAGGTTATATACACCGCTCAACGAAAAACCGAAAGGAACCGGCCCATGCCGCAGAATCTGCGAGAAGCACTGAAAACGATTGAAGAATATAAGCAAACGAATCCCCATTACGAGGAGCTTCTGGACATCCTCGGAGACATCCTCATCCTCCGGGAAAAGCATCTCCAGCAACTGGAAGAGGGTACCTTTTCCCTGGACGAACGGCTTGTCGAATCCAAGATCGAGGGAGGATTCCCCCTGGTGGACGTGATCGGTGGCTCCTATGATCTTTCCCGGCCCAAGGAGTATTTCCTCGAGCTCCTCGAGATCGCCGAGCGGCGGGTTCCAGGAGAGACAGGAGACGTGGCCCGGAAGATCCGGGACGGCGAGATCGATTTCGAGGAGCTGATTCGCCGCTCCTTTGCTTCGGCCATGGATGAGGATGACGATGACGAAGGAAGCGAGGACGAGGCCGACCAGGAGACCTTCGACCTGATCGACCTGTTCCTGGAGGAAAGCCTCCGTCCCGCCCTGTCCCGACTGGTCGCCCGTTACGGGAGCCGGATCGCCGCCGCCGACTGGTCCGAGGGCTATTGCCCCATCTGCGGCAAGGAGCCCAAGATCGGAGAGATCCGGCAGGAGGAGGGATTTCGCTACCTTTTCTGCAGCCAGTGCGGATACGATTGGAATTACCGCCGTATCAAGTGCCCCTTCTGCGGCAACGAGGAGCATGACAGTCTTGCCTACTTCACTGTCGAGGGAGAGGAGCGGTACCGGGTCGACGTCTGCAACGTCTGCAAGCGCTACATCAAGATGGTGGATTTCCGGGAACTGAAAAGGGAAGCCAACCTGGACGTGGAGGATATTGCGACGCTGCATCTCGATATACTGGCCAACGAAGAGGGCTACGAGTAGCGACCCTGGAAAATGCACGGATGCTGCGTTGCGCATCGTCTCTCGTCAGTGCGGCGTACCAAGGGGTACGCCTCCCTCCTCGCGACTCGCGCGCCTTGCCTGCGTGCATTTTGCAGGGTCGCCCCGGGTGAGGAGTAGCGGCCTTGGAAATTGGCCGGATGCTTCGTTGTGTCGGATCCCTCGTCGGTGCAGCGTACCGAGGGGTACGCCTCCCTCCTCGCGACTCGCGCGCCTTGCCTGCGTGCATTTTGCAGGGTCGCCCCGGGTGAAGAGTAGCGGCCTTGGAAATTGGCCGGATGCTTCGTTGCACTTCATCCCTCTTGGGGGATACGCTTCTCACGCCGAAAAGAAGAAAAGGGGGCAGATTTGAAATCTGCCCCCTTTTCTGGAGATAGAGGTCTCCCGTGAACGATCGGGCCATTACGAAAATCCTCAACATTCTCGAGAAGCACCTGCCCGAATGGGACATGCCCATCGTGTCGGCCCTGGCCGACGATCGGGCCGATCCCTTCCTGCTGTTGATCTCCACCCTCCTCAGCCTCCGCACGAAGGACGAAGTGACCGCCGAGGCCTCCGAACGCCTTTTCCGCCTGGCCAATACGCCCGCGACGATGCTTGCCATTCCCGAAGAAACCATTGCCCGGACCGTCTTTCCGGTCGGGTTTTACCGGACGAAGGCCCGGACGATCCATTCCGTCTGCCGCGACCTGATCGACCGCTTCGGGGGGCGGGTCCCCGATACCATGGAGGACCTCCTCGGCCTCAAGGGCGTGGGCCGGAAGACCGCCAACCTGGTGCTGTCTCTGGGATACGGGAAAGACGGCATCTGCGTGGACACCCACGTCCACCGGATCTCGAACCGGTTCGGATATGTGCGGACGAAGACGCCGGAAGAGACGGAGCAGGCGCTCCGGGCGAAGCTCCCCGTCCGCTGGTGGATCCGCTACAACACGCTGATGGTCGCCTTCGGCAGGACCGTCTGCAAGCCCGTCTCGCCTCTCTGCAGCCAGTGTCCCGTCGGTCCCTTCTGCGATCGGATCGGCGTATCGAGAAGCCGCTGACGGCCGGAAGGCCGGTGCGGCAACAACTCCCGGAGAAAAGATGAAAGAGCGGCGGTTGGCATGAGCTTCTGGATCGGCCTGGTTTCCGGGGCCTTCGGCGGCATGGTGGGGATGGGAGGCGGCGTCCTGATGATCCCGCTGATGGGCCGCTTCCTGAAACTGCCCCAGCACGTCTGCCACGGGACCAGCCTCGTGGCGGTCGTCTTCACCGGAATCGCCGGGGCGATCACCTACGCCTTTTTCGGCCACGTGGACTGGACGGCGGCCATGCTCCTGGCGGCGGGGGCGTTCTGGCCCGTCCGCGCGGGAGCCCGGCTGTGCACGACGATGCCGGAGCGGAATCTCCGGCAGGCCTTCGGGTATTTCCTGATCTTCGCTTCTCTGCTCCTTCTTGCCAGGCCCTGGCTTTTCACCCTGACGGCGG includes:
- a CDS encoding NAD(P)/FAD-dependent oxidoreductase produces the protein MKRQKEQELPPEDRRVVVVGAGAAGMMAAGRAAECGVPVLLLEKTDRPGRKIQVTGKGRCNLSNTKDLGDFLAMFGPNGSFLHGVFRRFFREELLELLQRHGLTTKVERGGRIFPASDQAADVLEAFRRYLIAGGAPVRIRTRVVGLNVREGRMAGVETAEGFIPARAVILATGGSTWPATGSTGDGYSLAESTGHTIVPLRPSLVPLVVEELDIARSMQGVSLRNVRLTAYACRSEEIREDRDPVRDVGRGIPGKRPAGRVIESRMGEMMLTHFGIGGPVTLLMSLAVVDALKRGPVSVSIDFKPALTREQLRDRLQRDLDSHGKRTAARILEGLLPQKATGAFLRRWAIEPDKRANQVSAVEREALLGLLKSFRFNIRTPLPMASAIVTAGGVSLKEVDPRTMASRLVEGLFFCGEILDLDADTGGYNLQAAFSTGYVAGESAAKTVSD
- a CDS encoding endonuclease III; its protein translation is MPIVSALADDRADPFLLLISTLLSLRTKDEVTAEASERLFRLANTPATMLAIPEETIARTVFPVGFYRTKARTIHSVCRDLIDRFGGRVPDTMEDLLGLKGVGRKTANLVLSLGYGKDGICVDTHVHRISNRFGYVRTKTPEETEQALRAKLPVRWWIRYNTLMVAFGRTVCKPVSPLCSQCPVGPFCDRIGVSRSR
- a CDS encoding formate dehydrogenase accessory protein FdhE, whose amino-acid sequence is MPQNLREALKTIEEYKQTNPHYEELLDILGDILILREKHLQQLEEGTFSLDERLVESKIEGGFPLVDVIGGSYDLSRPKEYFLELLEIAERRVPGETGDVARKIRDGEIDFEELIRRSFASAMDEDDDDEGSEDEADQETFDLIDLFLEESLRPALSRLVARYGSRIAAADWSEGYCPICGKEPKIGEIRQEEGFRYLFCSQCGYDWNYRRIKCPFCGNEEHDSLAYFTVEGEERYRVDVCNVCKRYIKMVDFRELKREANLDVEDIATLHLDILANEEGYE